One part of the Arachidicoccus terrestris genome encodes these proteins:
- a CDS encoding RNA polymerase sigma factor: protein MNDQIADDGSIVHPSASLNGVAVRQLLARIARGDEAAFKIFFDAYRLRFFKAVLKMTGSQTAAEEIVQEVFMQVWHKKESLTTIDHPDSYFFTTVYRRVYRYYKEQARQSSLYQTLRDVDKPVGNTTEEMVIASESDRLILEAIEKLPAQQRQVYTMSKRQGMSREEISEKLQLSPNTVRNHLYQAIKFIKAHMGASYLTAFLFYWLLEK from the coding sequence ATGAATGATCAAATAGCAGATGATGGAAGTATAGTACACCCTTCCGCCTCCCTTAACGGAGTGGCGGTCAGGCAATTGCTTGCCCGGATCGCCAGGGGCGATGAAGCGGCGTTTAAGATTTTCTTTGACGCCTATAGATTACGCTTCTTTAAAGCCGTTTTAAAGATGACGGGTTCTCAGACAGCGGCCGAAGAAATCGTGCAGGAGGTATTTATGCAAGTATGGCATAAAAAGGAAAGCCTGACGACCATAGATCATCCTGACAGCTATTTTTTTACGACCGTTTACCGCAGGGTCTATCGTTATTATAAAGAACAGGCACGTCAAAGCAGCTTGTATCAGACCTTACGTGACGTCGATAAACCCGTTGGCAATACGACTGAAGAAATGGTGATCGCCAGTGAAAGCGACCGGCTGATCCTGGAAGCCATTGAAAAGCTGCCTGCCCAGCAAAGGCAAGTCTATACCATGAGTAAACGTCAGGGTATGAGCCGGGAAGAAATCTCCGAGAAATTACAGCTATCACCCAATACGGTCAGAAACCATCTGTATCAGGCCATTAAATTTATAAAAGCGCATATGGGCGCTTCCTATCTCACGGCATTTCTCTTTTATTGGCTACTAGAAAAATAA
- a CDS encoding glycoside hydrolase family 32 protein: MCSSYIDRLSYAVKGLLPGLLWLLAGTFVQAQDRIYQEANRPQLHFTPRAHWMNDPNGLVYLNGRYHLFYQYYPKAIDWGPMHWGHAISKDLIHWQQQPIALYPDRLGYIFSGSAVYDKNNTSGLGSKAHPPMIAIFTHHDPRKEKAGKTDVETQSIAYSLDEGKTWKKYAGNPVIANPGVRDFRDPKVFWYAPQHKWVMVVAASDRVRLYTSKNLTAWTEISQFGLGRGSHASVWECPDLFPLKAGKSTKWVLTVSEGNGGPNKGSGIQYFVGDFDGTAFVSKQTDTRWLEYGPDDYAGNSWNNTAGRRLYIGWMTNLMYAGQVPATTWRGQLTIPRKFELVKLKGRYFLCQQPIAAFEKQIRKKIGGGKISGMQAGMVSLQYEDNGYPLKISIRQKHQAASFELTFSSAAGDSLKLGFDRAKNGYYIDRQGAGNMDFAHGMGRLIWAPKITAAPCSLNILVDRNCIEVFADRGLSVMTALFFPKTPFNQVRLSKPEDSERKTAISMEAYLLRRIWANSK, encoded by the coding sequence ATGTGTTCATCTTATATTGACCGTTTGTCTTATGCTGTAAAAGGCCTGCTTCCGGGACTCTTATGGTTGTTAGCCGGCACGTTTGTGCAGGCACAAGATCGTATTTATCAAGAAGCAAACCGACCGCAGTTGCATTTTACGCCAAGGGCACACTGGATGAATGATCCCAACGGATTAGTATACTTAAATGGACGTTACCATCTTTTTTACCAGTATTATCCGAAAGCCATTGACTGGGGACCCATGCATTGGGGCCATGCCATAAGCAAAGACCTGATACATTGGCAGCAGCAGCCCATAGCACTATATCCGGACCGTTTAGGGTATATATTTTCGGGAAGTGCCGTCTATGATAAAAACAATACCAGCGGGCTGGGCAGTAAAGCCCATCCGCCGATGATCGCTATTTTTACGCATCATGATCCCCGGAAAGAAAAGGCCGGTAAAACAGATGTGGAAACCCAAAGCATTGCCTATAGCCTGGACGAGGGCAAAACCTGGAAAAAATATGCCGGCAATCCCGTTATAGCCAATCCCGGTGTCAGAGATTTCAGGGACCCTAAGGTGTTTTGGTACGCCCCGCAACACAAATGGGTGATGGTTGTGGCTGCCAGCGATAGGGTGCGGCTGTATACTTCTAAAAACCTCACTGCCTGGACCGAGATATCGCAGTTTGGGCTAGGCAGAGGCTCCCATGCCTCTGTATGGGAATGCCCGGATTTGTTTCCATTAAAAGCCGGTAAATCGACTAAATGGGTATTGACTGTGTCAGAAGGAAATGGTGGCCCTAATAAAGGATCGGGCATACAATATTTTGTCGGTGATTTTGATGGTACAGCCTTTGTCAGTAAACAAACAGACACGAGATGGCTGGAATATGGCCCCGATGATTATGCCGGCAATTCATGGAATAATACGGCAGGCCGGCGGCTATATATAGGCTGGATGACAAACCTCATGTATGCGGGCCAAGTGCCGGCTACCACCTGGCGGGGGCAATTGACAATCCCAAGAAAATTCGAACTTGTAAAATTGAAAGGGCGCTATTTTCTTTGTCAGCAACCTATCGCTGCGTTTGAAAAACAAATCAGAAAAAAAATAGGTGGCGGTAAAATCTCAGGAATGCAGGCCGGCATGGTTTCTTTACAGTATGAGGATAACGGATATCCGCTCAAAATAAGTATCCGTCAAAAACATCAGGCGGCCAGCTTCGAGCTGACCTTCTCCAGTGCAGCGGGAGATAGTTTAAAACTGGGTTTTGATCGTGCTAAAAACGGGTATTATATCGATCGACAGGGGGCAGGGAACATGGATTTCGCCCATGGGATGGGCCGGTTGATATGGGCGCCTAAGATAACCGCTGCTCCCTGTTCACTGAATATCCTGGTAGATAGAAATTGTATTGAGGTATTTGCAGATAGGGGCCTGTCTGTAATGACTGCCCTTTTTTTCCCAAAGACCCCTTTTAATCAGGTACGCTTAAGCAAGCCAGAAGATTCTGAACGGAAGACCGCAATAAGTATGGAGGCTTATTTGCTGAGGCGTATTTGGGCAAATTCGAAGTAA
- a CDS encoding T9SS type A sorting domain-containing protein, whose translation MKHLYTKTFVRLSFVLFFTITALAGWSQQFRTVNSGYYITALTKDGAGNLYFTKFNSGSSVYDVVKYDPLSGTETAIYTGLQYSAVDYPFGLAVDSQGDVFVAGSNVDNKVIKLTYDAGANSYTASDFMAGTYINAIAIDQDDNFYTSEYVQTTGVYRIVRYSSGATSGGTVLYDNITVAAGYSYTTSIVVAPNKDIYFNMPFGGPSSPDQGEVVKISAADNYATPVTISSGKYSTAVALDPTGNLYVSEYDAGTSSFILNKYTGATGTPTSLYTLDDATGFFSWGIIALNSKNIYFTTGSSDAHPGGALMQLFDNPEQQATNITVSNQTTTDATLSWTGGTGEKRAVFVAALDAGAPGVLNNTTYSANSQFGSGTADNTGLWYCVYNGQGNTITVTGLQAGQTYRVMVLDYNGVPGSEIYNTATATGNPVNFDEVALPVTWENFEMQYKEGKYIWNWQIGVESQIAYYVPQYSLDGNHYIDAGKITRKEPSLHYQFAKEITSKGLLYFRVQSVDNNGKKSYSAVKTVNGNTGSLHFYPNPASTYINVVAADKGILQVYSPGGQLVLRKILVAGSNRIQLDGLAAGIYIGKVNNMTFKFVKQ comes from the coding sequence ATGAAACATCTTTACACTAAAACGTTTGTTCGTCTAAGTTTCGTTTTGTTTTTCACGATTACCGCATTAGCAGGTTGGTCCCAGCAGTTTAGAACGGTGAATTCCGGATATTATATTACGGCGCTCACAAAAGACGGGGCCGGGAATCTATACTTTACCAAGTTTAATTCTGGGAGTTCTGTCTATGATGTTGTAAAATACGATCCGCTCTCTGGAACAGAGACCGCTATATACACTGGCCTCCAATATTCAGCGGTGGATTATCCCTTCGGGCTGGCCGTGGATAGTCAGGGAGATGTTTTTGTCGCCGGATCAAATGTGGACAATAAGGTGATTAAACTGACTTATGACGCCGGAGCGAATAGTTACACAGCTTCTGATTTTATGGCGGGCACTTATATCAACGCGATTGCAATTGATCAGGATGACAATTTCTATACGTCAGAATATGTTCAGACGACAGGCGTATACCGGATTGTCAGATATAGTTCCGGAGCGACATCTGGCGGCACGGTCCTCTATGATAATATTACAGTAGCAGCCGGTTACAGCTACACGACCAGTATTGTTGTTGCGCCCAATAAGGATATATATTTTAATATGCCTTTTGGAGGTCCATCCAGTCCTGATCAGGGAGAAGTCGTTAAGATCAGTGCAGCTGATAATTATGCAACCCCTGTTACGATTTCCAGCGGAAAATATTCAACGGCAGTTGCATTGGACCCGACAGGGAATCTTTACGTCTCCGAGTATGATGCGGGTACTTCCAGTTTTATACTGAATAAATATACAGGTGCCACCGGTACACCTACTTCTTTATATACCCTGGATGACGCTACAGGTTTTTTTTCCTGGGGTATCATTGCCCTGAACAGTAAAAATATTTATTTTACGACCGGATCTTCTGATGCGCATCCTGGCGGAGCGCTTATGCAACTCTTTGACAATCCTGAACAACAGGCGACTAATATCACTGTATCTAATCAGACCACGACCGATGCCACACTTAGCTGGACCGGCGGCACCGGTGAAAAACGGGCCGTTTTTGTGGCTGCTTTAGATGCGGGGGCACCCGGCGTCTTAAATAATACGACCTATAGTGCCAATAGTCAGTTCGGATCAGGAACAGCCGATAATACGGGTCTCTGGTACTGCGTATATAACGGGCAGGGAAACACGATTACGGTTACCGGCCTACAGGCCGGTCAGACCTACCGGGTAATGGTGCTGGATTATAACGGCGTTCCAGGATCAGAGATCTATAACACGGCAACCGCAACGGGTAATCCGGTTAATTTTGATGAAGTGGCACTACCAGTTACCTGGGAAAATTTTGAGATGCAATATAAGGAAGGAAAATATATCTGGAACTGGCAGATAGGTGTGGAAAGCCAGATTGCCTACTATGTACCGCAGTATAGCCTGGATGGAAATCATTATATCGATGCCGGCAAAATTACCCGGAAAGAACCCTCTTTGCATTATCAGTTTGCAAAGGAAATTACCAGTAAGGGTTTATTATATTTCCGGGTGCAGTCAGTAGACAACAATGGCAAGAAGTCTTATTCAGCCGTGAAAACCGTCAACGGCAATACCGGCAGCCTTCATTTTTATCCCAATCCGGCCAGTACTTATATCAATGTAGTGGCAGCAGATAAGGGCATCCTGCAGGTCTATTCGCCCGGTGGTCAGCTGGTGCTGCGTAAGATCCTGGTGGCCGGGAGCAATCGGATTCAGTTAGACGGTCTGGCAGCGGGGATTTATATTGGAAAAGTGAATAATATGACTTTTAAATTTGTCAAGCAATAG
- a CDS encoding NAD-dependent succinate-semialdehyde dehydrogenase: MSIQSINPATGQLIKEFSEESWFTVERKIVRAEKVWNEWKNTSFTARAALMKKASAVLLKQKDRLAELMAAEMGKPIKEGAGEVEKCAWVCRYYAENGARFLKDVLVETDAQKSYVSYQPIGTVLAIMPWNFPLWQVFRFIAPSILAGNCGLLKHASNVPGCAKAIELVMLDAGFPKGVFQHLAIGSKMVNQVIEHPFIKAVTLTGSTEAGQKVAAKAGSLIKKTVLELGGSDPYIILADANLKEAATICANSRLINNGQSCIAAKRFIVEKPVVKKFTSLLKEKMSQKIMGDPMDPATDLGPMARIDLRDQLHKQVLKNIEMGAKLILGGQLPKDAAHNAYYPATLLTNVKKGMPAYSEEIFGPVASVIIAKDSNDAIRIANDTTFGLGAAVFTKNKRKAEKMAREQLQAGACFVNGLVRSDPRLPFGGVKMSGYGRELGLHGIHEFVNIKTVYIAG; this comes from the coding sequence ATGAGTATCCAATCCATAAATCCCGCAACCGGTCAGCTTATTAAAGAATTTAGTGAAGAAAGTTGGTTTACCGTGGAGCGCAAAATAGTACGTGCTGAAAAAGTATGGAACGAATGGAAAAACACAAGTTTCACTGCCAGGGCTGCTTTAATGAAAAAAGCTTCAGCGGTGCTGCTTAAACAAAAGGACAGGCTGGCTGAACTCATGGCCGCAGAAATGGGCAAACCCATTAAGGAAGGCGCTGGTGAGGTAGAAAAATGTGCCTGGGTTTGCCGTTATTACGCAGAAAATGGTGCCAGGTTTCTAAAAGATGTCCTGGTTGAAACCGACGCACAAAAAAGTTATGTCAGTTATCAGCCCATCGGGACTGTTCTGGCCATTATGCCATGGAATTTCCCTTTATGGCAGGTATTCCGCTTTATTGCTCCTTCCATATTGGCTGGCAACTGCGGCTTACTGAAACATGCTTCCAATGTACCAGGTTGTGCCAAAGCCATTGAGTTGGTTATGCTGGACGCAGGGTTCCCAAAAGGCGTTTTCCAGCATCTGGCTATTGGCAGCAAGATGGTCAACCAGGTAATAGAGCACCCCTTTATCAAAGCCGTGACACTTACCGGAAGCACAGAAGCCGGGCAGAAAGTAGCAGCGAAGGCCGGCTCACTGATTAAAAAGACCGTACTTGAGTTAGGTGGCAGTGACCCATATATCATTCTTGCAGATGCCAATCTGAAAGAAGCGGCTACTATTTGTGCCAATAGCCGCTTAATCAATAACGGGCAAAGCTGCATTGCAGCAAAAAGATTTATCGTCGAAAAGCCAGTGGTCAAAAAATTCACGAGCCTGCTCAAAGAAAAAATGAGTCAGAAAATAATGGGAGATCCTATGGACCCTGCTACTGATTTAGGGCCGATGGCCAGAATAGACTTAAGAGACCAGCTTCACAAACAAGTGCTCAAAAATATTGAAATGGGCGCCAAGCTTATTTTAGGCGGCCAACTCCCCAAAGATGCAGCTCATAATGCATACTATCCCGCTACCCTTCTCACAAATGTAAAAAAAGGTATGCCCGCCTATTCAGAGGAGATTTTTGGCCCGGTCGCTTCAGTGATCATTGCAAAAGACAGTAACGATGCCATCCGGATCGCCAATGATACCACATTCGGCCTGGGTGCGGCCGTGTTTACAAAAAATAAAAGAAAAGCAGAAAAAATGGCCCGGGAGCAATTGCAGGCGGGCGCCTGTTTTGTCAACGGACTGGTAAGATCGGATCCAAGGTTGCCATTTGGCGGCGTTAAGATGTCTGGCTACGGAAGAGAGTTGGGATTACATGGGATCCATGAATTCGTCAATATTAAGACGGTGTATATCGCAGGCTAA
- a CDS encoding FecR family protein, with protein sequence MTEKRRLEIKHLLELNCSGSIRFDEMTKLLSYMEQYWTQPEPLPTGDEAGVFKAFMEQAWHEALAVGEAEDKGRTAQNNKEVGANIDWDDMYQQITGHSTMTAGDASRSLRREKGGRFPAIRVKGSRIMTLKWAVTAAVVVLVSIGGWWFTARQDVEKQVVHHGQGQLQDLPAPSAAKAILVLADGRQIALDGSGNGVIADQQKVSVLLNGKNSLAYDLSAGSGNGQVQYNELRVLKGSQPVSVSLSDGSKIWLNVGSSLRYPTMFGSGSREVSLNGEAYFEVHHEVSRPFIVHHGSMAVKVLGTHFNMNTYTDEPSLKVTLLQGAVDVNKNDHHLLLQPGQQAIVARGAGGSLTLNHQVDLDQVLSWKSAEFVFGPGTDFKSIMRQIARWYDVQISYAGPVAAKFWGSVPRTASIQEVLRLLEATGGVRFELAGRQLKVIPVQ encoded by the coding sequence ATGACTGAAAAACGACGATTGGAAATCAAACACTTACTGGAACTAAACTGTTCCGGGTCGATTCGTTTTGACGAGATGACAAAGTTATTGTCCTATATGGAACAGTATTGGACACAGCCGGAACCCCTCCCGACCGGCGATGAAGCTGGTGTGTTTAAGGCATTTATGGAACAAGCCTGGCATGAGGCGCTTGCAGTAGGTGAAGCGGAAGATAAAGGCCGTACAGCCCAAAATAACAAAGAGGTGGGTGCCAACATCGACTGGGATGATATGTATCAGCAGATTACGGGTCATAGCACTATGACGGCCGGTGATGCGTCCAGGTCTTTACGCCGTGAGAAGGGAGGGCGCTTCCCTGCGATACGGGTAAAAGGCAGCAGGATTATGACCCTCAAGTGGGCCGTCACAGCAGCTGTCGTTGTCCTTGTGAGCATAGGCGGCTGGTGGTTCACTGCCAGACAGGATGTCGAAAAACAGGTTGTCCATCATGGACAGGGACAATTACAGGATCTGCCGGCACCCAGTGCCGCCAAAGCTATTTTGGTATTAGCTGATGGCCGCCAGATTGCTTTAGACGGTTCCGGCAACGGCGTGATCGCTGACCAGCAAAAAGTAAGTGTGCTGCTAAACGGCAAAAATAGTCTGGCATATGACCTTTCGGCCGGATCTGGTAACGGCCAGGTTCAATATAATGAACTCCGGGTGCTGAAAGGCAGTCAGCCCGTTTCAGTCAGTCTCTCGGACGGCAGTAAGATATGGCTGAATGTGGGATCTTCGCTTCGGTATCCAACGATGTTCGGAAGTGGCAGCAGAGAAGTCTCCCTGAACGGAGAGGCCTATTTCGAAGTCCATCATGAGGTCAGCCGGCCGTTTATTGTTCATCATGGAAGCATGGCTGTTAAGGTACTGGGCACCCATTTTAATATGAATACCTATACCGATGAGCCAAGTCTGAAAGTGACGCTTCTTCAGGGAGCGGTAGATGTGAATAAAAATGATCATCACCTTCTGTTGCAACCGGGTCAGCAGGCGATTGTGGCCCGCGGTGCAGGTGGCAGCCTGACCCTTAATCACCAGGTTGACTTGGATCAGGTGCTTTCCTGGAAATCTGCTGAGTTCGTATTTGGCCCCGGAACGGATTTTAAATCCATTATGCGGCAAATAGCCAGATGGTATGATGTCCAGATCAGCTATGCAGGTCCGGTCGCTGCTAAATTCTGGGGCTCCGTTCCCAGAACAGCCAGTATTCAGGAAGTGCTGAGGTTACTGGAAGCCACCGGCGGTGTCCGTTTTGAACTGGCGGGAAGACAATTAAAAGTGATTCCTGTGCAATAG
- a CDS encoding MgtC/SapB family protein yields MITREEIILRLVLAAVLGAAIGLERERKDWVAGLRTHMMVCVGATLAMIVSAFGFSDILGTTNVELDPSRIAAQVISGIGFLGAGTILFLKPGLIRGLTTASGLWAVSAIGLAIGSGMYVAAVAATLLALIILWGLQPLERRFAKRFKRKYLKITIDTNANPAEIITQLFGQEALDIASFSFDKNREYCTIEFHFDQMDGIQMKAVLSKLQNETAIREIYWNKENP; encoded by the coding sequence ATGATCACGAGAGAAGAGATCATCCTTCGCCTGGTACTGGCCGCTGTCCTGGGAGCGGCCATTGGACTGGAAAGAGAAAGGAAAGATTGGGTAGCCGGCCTGAGGACACATATGATGGTGTGCGTGGGTGCCACACTGGCAATGATCGTCTCTGCTTTTGGGTTTTCTGATATCCTGGGGACAACTAACGTTGAGCTGGACCCTTCTCGTATTGCGGCTCAGGTAATCAGTGGTATCGGGTTTCTGGGAGCCGGCACTATTTTATTTTTAAAACCGGGGCTGATCAGAGGACTTACGACGGCCTCCGGACTCTGGGCGGTGTCTGCCATCGGTCTTGCCATCGGAAGCGGAATGTATGTTGCCGCTGTCGCAGCGACCCTACTAGCCCTAATCATCCTGTGGGGGCTACAGCCTTTGGAGCGGCGCTTTGCCAAAAGATTCAAGAGAAAATACCTGAAGATCACCATTGATACCAATGCCAATCCGGCAGAGATCATTACTCAGCTTTTTGGGCAGGAAGCGCTGGATATTGCCAGTTTTTCTTTTGATAAGAACCGGGAATACTGTACGATTGAATTTCACTTTGACCAGATGGATGGCATTCAAATGAAAGCAGTACTTTCTAAACTGCAAAATGAGACAGCTATCCGGGAAATATACTGGAATAAAGAAAATCCCTGA
- a CDS encoding SusC/RagA family TonB-linked outer membrane protein, with product MHFKTVLSCFVRPAGRGRARQMTLSMKLIGIFLLAAALQVSARSRAQISLQEQKAPLQKIFSSLKAQTGYRFICTEAVFKKAGNISIHLNNASLKQALDVCLKDKGLSYTIIGKTVAVRLATRQAPTSKNDPRMDSPAAAVTLTVTGTVTDPNGYGLAAVSVVVPGTPLGTMTDRKGNYRLAGVPENAELVFSYVGFVEQRVAVKERTVINIQLHPIENELNETVVIGYGKTTRKLNTGSAAVISADVIDKQPIANMMEALPGRVAGVLVTQNNGVPGANTQMEIRGKGSLNSGTIPLYVIDGVPYSNFNGAQPPNDNLNAWGISGANGGTSPFSSLNPTDIESITILKDADATAIYGARGANGVVLITTKKGKSGASKTDVNIYTGFGKVGHYIPMLNTRQYLALRKEAFANNGVDPEEAASRPYDLLDWDQQAYTDWQRYLLGGTAHSTNANISYSGGTPQTSYRLSGSYRHDGTVYPDGDFGNNRVTTRFSLGHHSKNNKFNFNFSASYGHETSTLPKSDISSLATLPPNYPSALTDSAGHLVWYAGFTNPLSYLRQTYHGVTNNIIGNLSLGYQVLEGWNLKLNAGYTHIDLDQQSASPASVQNPAYNPVSSAYFSNNLIENWIVEPTTDYTRKWERSTLNLLLGGTFQQNISTTTSTKGTNYSSDLLLGSLQGAGLITSYFPNDAKYKFASLFSRVNYNFANKYILNGTFRRDASSRFGPENRFGNFWAVGAAWLFSEESWVKEALPLLSFGKIRGSYGLTGNDQITNYIYLPLYSLNSNPYQDQVSYYRATASNPHVQWETDKKLEFALELGFLDDRLMFTGSYYRNRSGNQLSYESLPTQSGFNSRTVNVPAVIQNKGLELTISSQNIRSGDFKWRTDFNITLPSNKLISFPGLENSFYASSYVVGQPITLTKLYRFTGVDPQTGIPTFYAADGSGIPNYSTDRFIAPIGTPYYGGLGNDLTYKNWALSFFIQYTHQKGYTNGLINGAPGSSMANLNTSVLDRWQSPGDQGTLFPAASAVAGSVISNAYGYYFGSSDLFWGDASWLKLRTASLSYQFDKAALQKLGLTQLRFYVEGQNLLTLAKNKYQMDTETTVAGGPSGLGTGRYPAVPPLRTIVIGLNLSF from the coding sequence ATGCATTTTAAAACAGTGTTGTCTTGCTTTGTCCGGCCGGCTGGCAGGGGCAGGGCGCGTCAAATGACTTTATCCATGAAACTAATTGGCATTTTTTTATTGGCAGCGGCCTTACAGGTCAGCGCCCGGAGCAGGGCTCAAATAAGCCTCCAGGAGCAAAAGGCTCCTTTGCAAAAAATCTTTTCCTCTTTGAAAGCGCAGACGGGCTACCGGTTTATCTGTACGGAAGCGGTTTTTAAAAAGGCGGGTAACATAAGTATCCACCTCAATAATGCGTCACTGAAACAAGCATTGGACGTATGTCTTAAGGATAAGGGCCTTTCCTATACGATTATCGGAAAGACGGTGGCTGTTCGTCTGGCCACACGGCAGGCGCCTACTTCTAAAAACGATCCACGGATGGATAGTCCGGCTGCCGCTGTGACACTGACTGTTACCGGGACGGTAACGGATCCGAATGGCTACGGCCTGGCGGCTGTGTCCGTGGTCGTGCCCGGAACACCGCTGGGGACAATGACAGACCGTAAGGGAAATTACCGGTTGGCAGGCGTTCCTGAAAACGCGGAACTGGTGTTCAGCTATGTGGGTTTCGTGGAACAGCGGGTGGCTGTTAAAGAGCGTACAGTCATTAATATACAACTGCATCCTATAGAAAATGAACTCAACGAGACCGTCGTGATTGGTTATGGCAAGACGACCAGAAAGCTCAATACGGGGTCGGCAGCGGTGATCAGCGCTGATGTGATTGACAAACAGCCGATCGCGAATATGATGGAGGCCCTGCCCGGCCGGGTAGCCGGTGTACTCGTGACTCAGAATAACGGTGTCCCGGGGGCCAATACGCAGATGGAAATCAGGGGTAAAGGCTCCCTGAATTCGGGAACCATTCCTTTATATGTGATTGACGGGGTACCCTATTCCAACTTTAATGGTGCTCAACCACCTAATGACAACCTAAATGCCTGGGGCATCAGCGGTGCCAATGGAGGAACAAGTCCTTTTAGCTCGCTGAATCCGACAGACATTGAAAGTATTACTATCTTAAAAGACGCGGACGCCACGGCCATTTACGGAGCCAGAGGTGCTAACGGCGTTGTACTGATCACCACCAAAAAAGGAAAGTCCGGCGCCTCTAAAACCGATGTAAATATCTATACCGGGTTTGGAAAGGTAGGACATTATATTCCCATGCTGAATACTCGGCAGTACCTGGCACTTAGAAAGGAAGCTTTTGCCAACAATGGTGTCGATCCTGAAGAGGCGGCCTCCAGACCTTATGACTTACTGGATTGGGATCAGCAGGCTTATACGGACTGGCAACGGTATTTATTGGGTGGCACCGCACATTCGACCAATGCGAATATATCATACAGCGGCGGCACGCCGCAGACCAGTTACCGGCTGAGTGGCAGTTATCGCCATGACGGCACGGTGTATCCGGACGGGGACTTTGGCAATAACCGGGTGACGACCCGGTTCTCGCTGGGACATCATTCGAAAAACAATAAGTTTAATTTCAATTTCTCCGCCAGTTATGGCCATGAGACCTCTACATTGCCGAAGTCCGATATCAGCAGTCTGGCCACCTTGCCACCGAATTATCCCTCTGCTTTAACAGACAGTGCCGGTCATCTGGTCTGGTACGCCGGTTTCACCAATCCGCTGTCCTATTTAAGACAAACCTATCACGGGGTGACTAATAACATCATCGGCAATCTGTCGCTGGGCTATCAGGTACTGGAGGGTTGGAACTTAAAACTGAATGCGGGATATACACATATCGATCTGGACCAGCAATCAGCGAGCCCGGCCTCCGTGCAAAACCCAGCCTATAACCCCGTCAGCTCCGCTTATTTTTCCAACAACCTGATCGAAAACTGGATCGTAGAACCCACTACCGATTATACCAGAAAATGGGAGAGAAGTACGCTTAACCTACTTTTAGGAGGTACTTTCCAACAAAATATCTCGACCACCACCTCTACGAAAGGAACCAATTATAGCAGTGATTTGTTACTGGGATCTTTACAAGGGGCAGGACTGATTACCTCATATTTTCCCAATGACGCCAAATATAAGTTTGCTTCTCTATTCAGTCGGGTGAACTATAATTTTGCCAACAAATATATCTTGAACGGGACTTTCCGTAGAGATGCTTCTTCCAGGTTTGGCCCCGAAAACCGCTTTGGTAATTTCTGGGCGGTGGGTGCTGCCTGGCTTTTCAGCGAAGAAAGCTGGGTGAAGGAAGCGTTGCCGCTGCTTAGCTTCGGTAAAATCCGAGGCAGCTACGGGTTGACCGGTAATGACCAGATCACGAACTATATTTATCTGCCGTTATATTCCTTAAACAGCAATCCTTATCAGGACCAGGTGTCTTATTACAGAGCGACTGCCTCCAATCCGCACGTGCAGTGGGAAACAGATAAAAAGCTGGAGTTTGCGCTTGAGCTAGGCTTTCTGGATGATCGGCTGATGTTTACGGGCAGTTACTACCGCAACCGTTCCGGCAACCAGTTGTCCTATGAGTCGTTGCCGACCCAATCCGGGTTTAACAGCAGAACCGTCAATGTACCGGCCGTAATCCAGAATAAAGGACTGGAACTCACGATCAGTTCCCAGAATATCAGGTCCGGAGATTTTAAGTGGCGTACGGATTTTAATATAACCCTGCCCAGTAATAAACTCATCAGCTTCCCAGGACTTGAAAACTCTTTTTATGCCAGTAGTTATGTGGTTGGTCAGCCGATAACGTTGACTAAACTTTACAGGTTTACCGGTGTGGACCCCCAGACCGGGATACCGACTTTTTATGCTGCGGATGGCAGCGGTATACCCAATTACAGCACAGACCGTTTTATCGCGCCTATCGGAACGCCTTATTACGGTGGGCTGGGCAATGATCTGACCTATAAGAATTGGGCCTTGAGTTTCTTTATTCAGTATACACACCAGAAAGGGTATACCAATGGCCTCATTAACGGAGCGCCGGGTAGCTCCATGGCCAACTTGAATACCTCCGTGCTGGACAGATGGCAATCGCCTGGTGATCAGGGAACCTTGTTCCCGGCCGCCTCTGCGGTCGCCGGATCTGTAATCAGTAATGCCTACGGCTATTATTTTGGCAGCTCAGACCTGTTCTGGGGAGACGCTTCCTGGCTAAAATTAAGAACAGCGTCTTTGTCTTATCAGTTTGATAAGGCGGCTTTGCAAAAGCTGGGCCTGACCCAGCTGCGCTTTTACGTTGAAGGGCAGAATTTGCTGACTCTGGCCAAAAATAAATACCAGATGGATACGGAAACAACCGTCGCGGGCGGCCCTTCAGGCCTCGGTACGGGAAGATATCCGGCGGTGCCTCCGCTTCGGACGATTGTCATTGGCCTGAACCTTTCGTTTTAG